From Lusitaniella coriacea LEGE 07157, a single genomic window includes:
- a CDS encoding NYN domain-containing protein — MQPLESKIALLIDADNAPASKIEAIISEIAKYGVTNIRKAYGNWKNSSLKGWEDNLHEFAIRPVQQFEYTKGKNATDAALIIDAMDLLYTQTLDAFAIVSSDCDFTPLVMRILTSGLKVYGFGEKKTPLPFVCACSKFLYLETLGQDIDPETSKERGSTRKTNKELKQDTKLINLLRRAIESTNEEDGWSTLSSIGSHISNQASFDPRNYGYKKLSALFESIDLFELKRKNNVIYVKSKKKPRTSEKKQRCSENP; from the coding sequence ATGCAACCATTAGAATCGAAAATTGCACTGTTGATTGACGCAGATAACGCTCCTGCATCTAAAATTGAGGCGATTATCTCTGAAATTGCAAAATACGGCGTTACCAACATTAGAAAAGCTTACGGAAACTGGAAAAATTCTTCGCTCAAAGGCTGGGAAGATAATTTGCATGAATTTGCGATTCGCCCGGTTCAGCAGTTTGAATACACTAAGGGGAAAAATGCAACAGATGCAGCATTAATTATTGATGCAATGGATTTATTATATACGCAAACTCTGGATGCTTTTGCCATTGTATCGAGCGATTGCGACTTTACGCCCTTGGTGATGAGAATTTTAACCAGCGGGTTGAAGGTATATGGATTTGGGGAAAAGAAAACACCGCTTCCCTTTGTTTGTGCTTGCTCCAAATTCCTGTATTTAGAAACGTTAGGTCAAGACATCGATCCCGAAACATCTAAAGAGCGAGGAAGCACGCGAAAAACAAATAAAGAGTTAAAACAAGATACAAAATTAATCAATTTATTGAGACGTGCTATTGAAAGTACCAATGAAGAGGATGGATGGTCTACTTTATCTTCTATTGGCTCGCACATTTCTAATCAAGCATCATTCGATCCGCGAAATTATGGCTATAAAAAGTTAAGTGCTTTATTTGAATCAATCGATTTATTTGAACTCAAACGAAAAAATAATGTCATATATGTCAAGAGTAAAAAAAAGCCTAGAACCTCAGAAAAAAAGCAACGATGTAGCGAAAATCCATGA
- a CDS encoding response regulator has translation MVEDEPGIAQFIPQGLTEVKYAVDVARDGQEGLDYFWASLSRSVVTA, from the coding sequence ATGGTAGAAGATGAACCAGGAATTGCTCAGTTTATTCCCCAGGGACTGACTGAGGTTAAATATGCTGTGGATGTGGCGCGAGACGGTCAAGAAGGCTTAGATTATTTTTGGGCTTCATTGTCTCGAAGTGTTGTGACAGCGTGA